The Enterobacter kobei genome has a segment encoding these proteins:
- the merT gene encoding mercuric ion transporter MerT, which yields MSEPQNGRGALFAGGLAAILASTCCLGPLVLVALGFSGAWIGNLTVLEPYRPIFIGAALVALFFAWRRIYRPAQACRPGEVCAIPQVRATYKLIFWVVAVLVLVALGFPYVMPFFY from the coding sequence ATGTCTGAACCACAAAACGGGCGCGGCGCGCTCTTCGCTGGCGGACTGGCCGCCATCCTCGCCTCGACCTGCTGCCTCGGGCCGCTGGTCTTGGTCGCCTTGGGATTCAGCGGGGCATGGATCGGCAACCTGACCGTGCTGGAGCCCTATCGCCCGATTTTCATCGGCGCAGCGTTGGTAGCCTTGTTCTTCGCCTGGCGGCGCATCTACCGCCCTGCGCAAGCCTGTAGACCGGGTGAGGTCTGCGCGATTCCCCAAGTGCGAGCGACTTACAAGCTCATTTTCTGGGTCGTGGCCGTGCTGGTTCTGGTCGCGCTCGGATTTCCCTATGTCATGCCATTTTTCTACTGA
- the merR gene encoding Hg(II)-responsive transcriptional regulator, with amino-acid sequence MENNLESLTIGAFAKAAGVNVETIRFYQRKGLLPEPDKPYGSIRRYGAADVTRVRFVKSAQRLGFSLDEIAELLRLDDGTHCEEASSLAEHKLQDVREKMADLARMETVLSELVCACHARKGNVSCPLIASLQGGTSLAGSAMP; translated from the coding sequence ATGGAAAACAATTTGGAGAGCCTGACCATTGGCGCTTTTGCCAAGGCGGCCGGGGTCAACGTGGAGACGATCCGGTTCTATCAGCGCAAGGGCCTGCTGCCGGAACCGGACAAGCCTTACGGCAGCATTCGCCGCTATGGCGCGGCGGATGTGACGCGGGTGCGATTCGTGAAATCGGCCCAGCGGCTGGGCTTCAGCCTGGATGAAATCGCCGAGCTGTTGCGGCTCGATGATGGCACCCACTGCGAGGAAGCCAGCAGCCTGGCCGAGCACAAGCTTCAGGACGTGCGCGAAAAGATGGCCGACCTGGCGCGCATGGAAACCGTGCTGTCTGAACTGGTGTGCGCCTGCCATGCGCGGAAGGGGAATGTTTCCTGCCCGCTGATCGCGTCGCTACAGGGCGGAACAAGCCTGGCAGGGTCGGCTATGCCTTAG
- the merP gene encoding mercury resistance system periplasmic binding protein MerP: MKKLFASLALAAVVAPVWAATQTVTLSVPGMTCSACPITVKKAISKVEGVSKVDVTFETREAVVTFDDAKTSVQKLTKATGDAGYPSSVKQ, from the coding sequence ATGAAGAAACTGTTTGCCTCCCTCGCCCTCGCCGCCGTTGTTGCCCCCGTGTGGGCCGCTACCCAGACCGTCACACTGTCCGTACCGGGCATGACCTGCTCTGCCTGTCCGATTACCGTCAAGAAGGCGATTTCCAAGGTCGAAGGCGTCAGCAAAGTTGACGTGACCTTCGAGACACGCGAAGCGGTGGTCACCTTCGATGATGCCAAGACCAGCGTGCAGAAGCTGACCAAGGCAACCGGAGACGCGGGCTATCCCTCCAGCGTCAAGCAGT